The following coding sequences lie in one Notolabrus celidotus isolate fNotCel1 chromosome 6, fNotCel1.pri, whole genome shotgun sequence genomic window:
- the fth1b gene encoding ferritin, heavy polypeptide 1b isoform X2 — protein MSSQIRQNFHQECEAAINRQINLELYASYVYLSMFFDAQSKEEREHAEKLMGLQNKRGGRIFLQDIRKPDRDEWGSGLEALECALQLEKTVNQSLLDLQKMATEHNDPHTCDFIEKHFLDEQVKSIKQLADWISNLRRMGAPQSGMAEYLFDKLTVAEEGS, from the exons ATGAGTTCGCAAATCCGTCAAAACTTCCACCAGGAATGCGAGGCTGCCATCAACAGACAGATAAACCTGGAGCTCTACGCCTCTTATGTTTACCTCTCAATG TTCTTTGATGCACAGTCTAAAGAAGAGCGGGAGCATGCAGAGAAGCTCATGGGTCTACAGAACAAGCGAGGAGGAAGAATATTTCTGCAGGACATTAGG AAACCTGATAGAGATGAGTGGGGCAGCGGCCTGGAGGCTTTGGAGTGTGCCTTGCAGCTTGAGAAAACTGTAAACCAATCCCTGCTTGACCTGCAGAAAATGGCAACGGAACACAACGATCCTCAT ACGTGTGACTTCATAGAAAAACATTTCCTGGACGAACAAGTCAAATCCATCAAACAGCTGGCTGACTGGATATCCAATTTGCGTCGCATGGGGGCTCCTCAGAGTGGCATGGCTGAGTACCTGTTTGACAAACTCACTGTGGCTGAAGAGGGAAGTTAA
- the fth1b gene encoding ferritin, heavy polypeptide 1b isoform X1, whose amino-acid sequence MSSQIRQNFHQECEAAINRQINLELYASYVYLSMAYYFDRDDKSLPRFSQFFDAQSKEEREHAEKLMGLQNKRGGRIFLQDIRKPDRDEWGSGLEALECALQLEKTVNQSLLDLQKMATEHNDPHTCDFIEKHFLDEQVKSIKQLADWISNLRRMGAPQSGMAEYLFDKLTVAEEGS is encoded by the exons ATGAGTTCGCAAATCCGTCAAAACTTCCACCAGGAATGCGAGGCTGCCATCAACAGACAGATAAACCTGGAGCTCTACGCCTCTTATGTTTACCTCTCAATG gctTACTATTTCGATAGGGATGACAAATCTCTGCCACGTTTTTCACAGTTCTTTGATGCACAGTCTAAAGAAGAGCGGGAGCATGCAGAGAAGCTCATGGGTCTACAGAACAAGCGAGGAGGAAGAATATTTCTGCAGGACATTAGG AAACCTGATAGAGATGAGTGGGGCAGCGGCCTGGAGGCTTTGGAGTGTGCCTTGCAGCTTGAGAAAACTGTAAACCAATCCCTGCTTGACCTGCAGAAAATGGCAACGGAACACAACGATCCTCAT ACGTGTGACTTCATAGAAAAACATTTCCTGGACGAACAAGTCAAATCCATCAAACAGCTGGCTGACTGGATATCCAATTTGCGTCGCATGGGGGCTCCTCAGAGTGGCATGGCTGAGTACCTGTTTGACAAACTCACTGTGGCTGAAGAGGGAAGTTAA